Proteins encoded by one window of Canis lupus dingo isolate Sandy chromosome 10, ASM325472v2, whole genome shotgun sequence:
- the THAP2 gene encoding LOW QUALITY PROTEIN: THAP domain-containing protein 2 (The sequence of the model RefSeq protein was modified relative to this genomic sequence to represent the inferred CDS: inserted 1 base in 1 codon), whose protein sequence is MPTNCAAAGCATTYDKHINISFHRFPLDPKRRKEWIRLLRRKNFVPGKHTFLCSKHFEASCFDLTGQTRRLKMDAVPTIFDFCTHLKSMKLKSRNLLKKNNNCTPKGPSNLKPNISSQQVLLEHSYAFRNPMEAKKRIIKLEKEIASLRKKMKTCLQKERRATRRWIKATCLVKNXEANNILPKGTSEHILPTALSSLPLEDFKILEQNPQDKTLPIL, encoded by the exons ATGCCGACCAACTGCGCCGCGGCGGGCTGCGCCACTACCTACGACAAGCACATTAACATCAGCTTCCACAG gtttcctTTGGAtcctaagagaagaaaagaatggattcGTCTGCTTAGGCGCAAAAATTTTGTGCCAGGAAAACACACTTTTCTTTGTTCAAAGCACTTTGAAGCCTCCTGTTTTGACTTAACAGGACAAACTCGACGACTTAAAATGGATGCTGTTCCAACCATTTTTGATTTCTGTACCCATTTAAAGTCTATG AAACTCAAGTCAAGGaatcttttgaagaaaaacaacaattgTACCCCAAAAGGACCATCTAATTTAAAACCAAACATTAGTAGTCAGCAAGTACTACTTGAACACAGTTATGCTTTTAGGAATCCTATGGAGGCAAAAAAGAGGATAATtaaactggaaaaggaaatagcaagcttaagaaagaaaatgaaaacttgctTACAAAAAGAACGCAGAGCAACACGAAGATGGATCAAAGCCACGTGCTTGGTGAAGA CTGAAGCAAATAACATATTACCTAAGGGCACATCAGAACACATTTTACCAACTGCCTTAAGCAGTCTTCCTTTGGAAGATTTCAAGATTCTTGAACAAAATCCACAAGATAAAACATTACCAATTCTATAA